Proteins co-encoded in one Afipia sp. P52-10 genomic window:
- a CDS encoding DNA translocase FtsK translates to MAAMERTLPLMSRLPEPIRDMLARRMRELTGLGLIALVCMAAVALATWSVQDPSLSHATSKPVRNLMGYPGAISADLMMQILGLGAIMLLLPVAIWGWRMLTHRHFDREALRIALWILAAVLCAGFASCWPRSGAWPLPTGLGGVTGDAIVRFISSLFGADNVFMRMAMALVFGVATIAAFVFASGAGSREKSLLADYDDDEEDADEVDDGEVESAEREPRGLISLGLISHALLSARARIGRLGATAYALLVSSNAQPKAASFERREPSLDGRASSPSLVPQAQQGFDDDDADVDGDEAENVADAAEADEPVARAPKKRPLRAPAKKSAGAFVLPPINVLSAPKASDRKTLSNDVLQQNAKALEAVLQDFGVRGEITNARPGPVVTLYELEPAPGIKSSRVIGLADDIARSMSAMAARVAVVAGRNAIGIELPNEHREKVYLRELLAAKENIESVAKLPLCLGKTIGGEPVIIDLARTPHMLIAGTTGSGKSVAINTMILSLLYRLRPDQCRLIMVDPKMLELSVYDGIPHLLTPVVTDPKKAVVALKWAVREMEERYKKMAKLGVRNIDGYNARLADAKAKGEELTRTVHTGFDKETGKAIYEEEKLELEPLPFIVIIVDEMADLMMVAGKDIEGTVQRLAQMARAAGLHVILATQRPSVDVITGTIKANFPTRISFQVTSKIDSRTILGEMGAEQLLGQGDMLYMAGGGRISRVHGPFVSDDEVEKVVRHLKAQGQPEYLEAVTAEEETAEDGAVFDSTGMGGGGEADLFAQAVQIVKRDRKASTSYIQRRLQIGYNRAASLMERMEEEGIVGQANHAGKREILIAEEEGF, encoded by the coding sequence ATGGCGGCGATGGAGCGGACGCTTCCCCTGATGAGCCGATTGCCGGAACCGATTCGCGACATGCTGGCGCGCCGCATGCGTGAGTTGACCGGCCTCGGTCTGATTGCGCTGGTTTGCATGGCGGCGGTCGCCTTGGCGACCTGGTCGGTGCAGGACCCGAGCCTCAGCCACGCGACATCCAAGCCGGTTCGCAACCTGATGGGCTATCCCGGCGCGATCTCCGCCGACCTGATGATGCAGATCCTCGGCCTCGGCGCGATCATGCTGCTGCTGCCGGTCGCGATCTGGGGTTGGCGCATGCTGACCCATCGCCACTTCGATCGCGAGGCCTTGCGGATCGCGCTCTGGATTCTAGCCGCCGTGCTGTGTGCCGGCTTTGCAAGCTGCTGGCCGCGCAGCGGTGCCTGGCCGCTGCCGACCGGTCTCGGCGGCGTCACCGGCGATGCGATTGTCCGCTTCATCTCCTCCCTGTTCGGGGCGGACAACGTCTTCATGCGGATGGCGATGGCGCTGGTCTTCGGCGTTGCCACCATCGCCGCTTTCGTTTTCGCCAGTGGCGCCGGCTCGCGCGAGAAGTCGCTGCTGGCCGACTATGACGATGATGAAGAGGACGCGGACGAAGTCGATGACGGGGAGGTCGAATCCGCAGAGCGCGAGCCGCGTGGCCTGATCTCACTCGGGTTGATCTCGCACGCGCTGTTGTCGGCCCGTGCGCGCATCGGCCGCCTTGGTGCAACCGCGTATGCGCTGCTCGTGTCGAGCAACGCGCAGCCGAAGGCGGCGAGCTTCGAACGGCGCGAGCCCAGCCTGGACGGACGCGCGAGCAGCCCGTCGCTGGTCCCGCAGGCGCAGCAGGGCTTCGACGATGACGACGCTGACGTTGATGGAGACGAGGCGGAGAACGTCGCTGACGCGGCGGAAGCGGACGAGCCTGTCGCCCGCGCGCCGAAGAAGCGTCCTCTGCGCGCGCCGGCAAAGAAATCGGCGGGCGCCTTCGTCCTGCCGCCGATCAACGTGCTCAGCGCCCCGAAGGCCTCCGATCGCAAGACGCTCTCCAACGACGTGCTGCAGCAGAACGCCAAGGCGCTGGAGGCCGTGCTGCAGGACTTCGGCGTCCGCGGCGAAATCACCAATGCGCGGCCTGGTCCGGTCGTCACGCTGTACGAGCTCGAACCCGCGCCGGGCATCAAATCGTCGCGCGTCATCGGCCTTGCCGACGACATCGCCCGCTCGATGAGCGCGATGGCCGCCCGCGTCGCCGTCGTCGCCGGCCGCAACGCGATCGGCATCGAGCTGCCGAACGAACATCGCGAAAAGGTCTATTTGCGCGAGCTGCTCGCTGCGAAGGAAAACATCGAATCGGTCGCTAAGCTGCCGCTGTGCCTCGGCAAGACGATCGGCGGCGAGCCGGTGATCATCGATCTCGCACGCACGCCGCACATGCTGATTGCGGGCACCACCGGCTCCGGCAAGTCGGTCGCCATCAACACGATGATCTTGAGCCTGCTGTATCGGCTCCGGCCGGATCAGTGCCGGCTGATCATGGTCGATCCGAAGATGCTCGAACTGTCGGTCTATGACGGCATTCCGCACCTGCTGACCCCGGTCGTTACCGATCCGAAGAAGGCCGTCGTCGCGCTGAAGTGGGCCGTGCGCGAGATGGAAGAGCGTTACAAGAAGATGGCCAAGCTCGGTGTGCGCAACATCGACGGCTACAACGCCCGTCTCGCCGACGCCAAGGCCAAGGGCGAGGAGCTGACCCGCACCGTTCACACCGGCTTCGACAAGGAAACCGGCAAAGCGATCTACGAGGAAGAGAAGCTCGAACTCGAGCCGCTGCCGTTCATCGTCATCATCGTTGACGAAATGGCCGACCTGATGATGGTCGCCGGTAAGGATATCGAAGGCACGGTGCAGCGGCTGGCGCAGATGGCGCGCGCCGCCGGCCTGCATGTGATTCTCGCCACGCAACGTCCGTCAGTCGACGTCATCACCGGCACCATCAAGGCGAACTTCCCGACCCGCATCTCCTTCCAGGTCACTTCCAAGATCGACAGCCGCACGATTCTCGGTGAGATGGGCGCCGAGCAGCTGCTCGGCCAGGGCGACATGCTTTACATGGCCGGCGGCGGCCGCATCAGCCGCGTGCATGGCCCGTTCGTCTCCGACGACGAGGTCGAGAAGGTGGTCCGCCATCTCAAGGCGCAAGGGCAGCCGGAGTATCTCGAGGCCGTCACTGCGGAAGAGGAAACCGCCGAAGACGGCGCGGTGTTCGATTCGACCGGCATGGGCGGCGGTGGCGAGGCCGATCTGTTCGCGCAGGCCGTGCAGATCGTCAAACGCGACCGCAAGGCCTCGACCAGCTATATCCAACGGCGGCTGCAGATCGGCTATAACCGTGCAGCCTCCCTGATGGAGCGCATGGAGGAAGAAGGCATCGTTGGGCAGGCCAACCATGCCGGCAAGCGCGAAATTCTGATCGCGGAAGAGGAAGGATTCTGA
- a CDS encoding aminotransferase class I/II-fold pyridoxal phosphate-dependent enzyme, producing MTSPLPVSPASGPKESERSPFARLADLISGIEPGKPLISLSLGEPQHPVPDFVQPVLAKHTADFGRYPMAKGIEPFRKAAADWLNKRFKLPRAIDPESEVLVLNGSREGLFFAAISAERYVGPRRGKPAILMPNPFYPTYAAGARSAGCETVFLPATAANGFLPDLDALGDDLLGRTVAFYIASPANPQGTVATRSYFERLKALADRYGFIILSDECYSEIYTKEAPGSMLEAAGPNFKNVVAFQSLSKRSNLPGMRVGFVAGDKAFLAAFHELRNVAAPQVPVPLQQVAVAAYSDEAHVEENRRLYRIKFDLADQILGNRYGYKRPAGGFCVWLDVSQFGGDEAATVRLFKEGGVRVIPGSYLARQQADGSNPGAGYIRLALVQDSETTAEALHRLVKVLG from the coding sequence AGAGCGAACGGTCGCCGTTCGCCCGTCTGGCCGACCTCATCAGCGGGATCGAGCCGGGCAAACCGCTGATCAGCCTTTCGTTGGGGGAACCGCAGCATCCGGTTCCCGATTTCGTACAGCCGGTGCTGGCGAAGCACACCGCCGATTTCGGCCGTTATCCGATGGCCAAGGGCATCGAACCGTTCCGCAAGGCGGCGGCGGATTGGCTCAACAAGCGTTTCAAGCTGCCGCGCGCGATCGATCCCGAGAGCGAGGTGCTGGTGCTGAACGGCAGCCGCGAGGGGCTGTTCTTCGCCGCGATTTCCGCCGAGCGCTATGTCGGCCCGCGCCGCGGCAAGCCGGCGATCCTGATGCCGAACCCATTCTACCCGACCTACGCGGCCGGTGCGCGGTCCGCCGGTTGCGAGACCGTGTTCCTGCCCGCGACGGCCGCCAACGGCTTCCTGCCCGACCTCGATGCGCTCGGCGACGACCTGCTGGGGCGCACGGTCGCGTTCTACATCGCCTCCCCCGCCAATCCGCAGGGCACCGTCGCCACCCGCAGCTACTTCGAGCGGCTGAAGGCCCTCGCCGATCGCTACGGCTTCATCATCCTGAGCGACGAATGCTACTCCGAGATCTACACCAAGGAAGCGCCGGGCAGCATGCTCGAAGCCGCCGGCCCCAACTTCAAGAACGTGGTCGCATTCCAGTCGCTGTCGAAGCGCTCCAACCTGCCGGGGATGCGGGTCGGCTTCGTCGCCGGAGACAAAGCCTTTCTCGCCGCATTCCATGAACTGCGCAACGTCGCCGCGCCGCAAGTGCCGGTGCCGCTGCAGCAGGTCGCCGTCGCCGCCTACAGCGACGAAGCCCATGTGGAAGAGAACCGTCGCCTCTACCGGATCAAATTCGATCTCGCCGACCAGATTCTCGGCAATCGCTACGGCTACAAGCGGCCGGCGGGCGGCTTTTGCGTCTGGCTCGACGTCTCCCAGTTCGGCGGCGACGAAGCCGCGACCGTTCGCCTGTTCAAGGAAGGCGGCGTGCGCGTGATTCCCGGCAGCTATCTCGCCCGCCAGCAGGCGGACGGCAGCAACCCCGGCGCGGGCTACATCCGCCTTGCGCTGGTGCAGGATTCCGAGACGACGGCCGAAGCTCTGCACCGGCTGGTGAAGGTGCTCGGTTAG